The following coding sequences lie in one Chelmon rostratus isolate fCheRos1 chromosome 2, fCheRos1.pri, whole genome shotgun sequence genomic window:
- the ccdc174 gene encoding coiled-coil domain-containing protein 174: MDKKKKPFNVTASSLVDLKAELYRKQEQFKQEKLGQENAGAGFTSKSKVQKPNVWSKQNAGVSARAEKDAEQLSEEQRSLDTAKRRLEEKAKLYEQMTKGDFPDEETEGLFLVDFTQKIIDKKRETLAQKERDNEEIDNSSPVPPPQNPDEEWVDYVDALGRSRRCMKKDLPSFKKMDQEFQGKGNFSADKTLLSEDMRRELQRQEWEREEEEAMKKPVGPIHYEDIRGQEARELGVGYFAFSQDGEQRRKQRETLDMLRDQTTEQRTKREQLKNKRQAILQARLAKVRQRKMKKAKIDGTEDEHREEENEGEEGEDELIGPSPPPEDFPEVSIIKKVEVEIQERRDTKPGVPHVREWDRGKEFMFSEWKSKRRDERDSEFAPPSAYFNEGKRQKPGQNKIQENESKVPFKWTKGPGGNSECKEEPQSKTAPSPPQPQQNPPPASQAQTSSQSSAADPPAHSAPVSAPPFSPQYPPPPFYPPFPPPPQFAGPPHLLPPFPPQYPNQYLPQYPPQYPSQQPPPPADAQQPAQSLDDMLSFYRNSS; this comes from the exons CTAGTGGATCTTAAAGCTGAACTGTACAGAAAGCAAGAACAATTCAAACAGGAAAAGCTCGGGCAAGAAAACGCTGGTGCTGGATTCACATCAAAATCCAAAGTCCAG AAGCCAAATGTCTGGAGCAAACAAAATGCTGGTGTTTCAGCAAGAGCTGAGAAAGATGCAGAGCAACTgtctgaggagcagaggagccTAGATACAGCAAA ACGGAGGTTGGAGGAGAAGGCTAAGCTCTATGAGCAAATGACAAAAGGAGACTTTCCAG atgaagagacagagggtCTGTTCCTGGTTGACTTCACCCAGAAGATTATTGACAAAAAGAGGGAAACACTTGcgcagaaagaaagagataatGAGGAAATAGACAACTCATCTCCTGTCCCCCCGCCTCAAAACCCAGATGAGGAATG GGTGGATTACGTGGATGCTTTAGGCCGATCTCGAAGATGCATGAAGAAAGACCTGCCAAGTTTTAAGAAAATGGACCAAGAATTTCAAGGAAAAGG GAACTTCTCAGCTGACAAGACCTTACTCTCGGAAGACATGCGTCGAGAGCTTCAAAGGCAGGAGtgggaaagggaggaagaggaggcgatGAAGAAGCCTGTTGGACCGATCCACTACGAGGATATCAGGGGACAAG AGGCTCGGGAGCTCGGTGTGGGTTACTTTGCCTTCTCTCAGGACGGAGAGCAGCGcagaaagcagagggaaactCTGGACATGCTCAGAGACCAG ACAACAGAGCAGCGCACTAAGAGAGAGCAACTGAAGAATAAGAGGCAGGCCATCCTGCAGGCCCGACTGGCCAAGGTGAGGCaaaggaagatgaagaaggcAAAGATAGATGGCACAGAGGACgagcacagggaggaggagaatgaag gagaggagggggaagatGAATTAATAGGACCCTCGCCTCCACCAGAGGACTTCCCAGAGGTCAGCATAATCAAGAAGGTCGAAGTGGAGATCCAGGAAAGGAGGGACACCAAACCAGGAGTTCCTCATGTCAGAGAATGGGACAGAGGCAAAG AGTTCATGTTTAGCGAATGGAAAAGTAAGCGTCGCGACGAGCGAGATTCAGAATTTGCACCTCCCTCTGCGTACTTTAATGAGGGGAAGAGACAAAAACCAGGACAGAATAAAATTCAGGAGAATGAATCAAAGGTCCCCTTCAAGTGGACCAAAGGCCCAGGAGGAAACTCTGAGTGCAAGGAGGAGCCACAATCTAAAACTGCTCCCTCACCTCCTCAACCCCAACAAAACCCTCCACCTGCTTCACAAGCACAGACCTCGTCACAGTCATCAGCTGCAGATCCCCCAGCACACTCAGCTCCTGTATCTGCTCCCCCTTTTAGTCCTCAGTATCCCCCTCCTCCATTTTATCCTccgtttcctcctcctcctcagtttgcCGGACCACCTCACCTGCTTCCTCCATTTCCCCCACAGTACCCGAACCAGTACCTACCCCAGTACCCCCCTCAGTATCCATCTCAGCAGCCCCCCCCACCTGCAGACGCCCAGCAGCCTGCACAGAGTCTAGATGACATGCTCTCTTTCTACAGGAACTCTTCCTGA